A window of the Dyadobacter pollutisoli genome harbors these coding sequences:
- a CDS encoding low affinity iron permease family protein codes for MHREKVNVFEQLATKITSWTGSSMAFGTAFGIIFVWGITGPIFQYSDTWQLVINTGTTIITFLMVFLIQKSQNKDSKAIQIKLNELIAASRHASNRIVDIEDLSESELDVLKKFYQKLSEMAQDDGDIHKSHSIDAAQNLHKRKSISNASKDRDINDLE; via the coding sequence ATGCACAGAGAAAAAGTTAATGTTTTCGAGCAACTGGCGACGAAAATCACCAGCTGGACTGGTAGTTCTATGGCCTTTGGTACCGCTTTTGGCATCATTTTCGTATGGGGAATCACCGGCCCGATCTTCCAGTATTCGGATACCTGGCAGCTGGTGATCAATACCGGAACGACCATTATCACATTCCTGATGGTGTTTTTGATCCAGAAATCCCAAAATAAAGATTCAAAAGCCATCCAGATCAAGCTCAATGAGCTCATCGCCGCCAGCAGGCATGCCAGCAATCGTATAGTTGACATTGAAGACCTGAGTGAGTCGGAACTGGATGTATTGAAGAAATTTTACCAGAAACTGTCCGAGATGGCGCAGGATGACGGTGACATTCATAAATCACACTCCATTGACGCCGCTCAAAACCTGCATAAACGTAAAAGCATTTCGAATGCCAGTAAAGACAGGGACATTAATGATTTGGAATAG
- a CDS encoding YciI family protein, with protein sequence MKDFLLIFRSSATGPSTASPEEMQASMQRWMDWIGGIAAQNKLIDRGNRLNAGGKVVGAGQVITDGPYMELKEAVGGYTLIRAESLEEAAEMSKGCPILLVGGNVEVREIGTM encoded by the coding sequence ATGAAAGATTTCTTGTTGATTTTCAGAAGTAGCGCTACCGGCCCAAGCACGGCCTCACCAGAAGAAATGCAAGCCTCTATGCAGCGATGGATGGACTGGATCGGAGGCATCGCAGCTCAAAATAAGCTGATCGACCGCGGCAACCGTCTCAATGCGGGCGGAAAAGTGGTAGGAGCTGGCCAGGTTATAACTGACGGGCCTTATATGGAACTTAAAGAGGCTGTCGGCGGCTACACGCTGATCCGTGCGGAATCACTGGAGGAAGCTGCGGAAATGTCGAAAGGCTGCCCGATTTTACTGGTTGGTGGTAATGTCGAAGTGCGGGAGATCGGTACGATGTAA
- a CDS encoding cobyrinate a,c-diamide synthase — translation MSEHPSSFLISAPSSNSGKTSIMLGLLRALKERGLRVQPFKCGPDYIDTIHHTTAAGKQSVNLDTFMASSEHVKNVYWHYSGKVDVSVAEGVMGLFDGADRMVGSSAEIATLLDIPVILVINARSMAYSAAPLIYGFKNFNKNVRVVGVIFNFVNTVSHYRFLQDACEDAGVEALGYLPENRNLSIPSRHLGLHISAETDYEAIIQKLAEQIPLTVNLDRLLEITSLPIVQTENKKEAIAAQTSAKLRITIARDEAFSFTYHQNIEVLSHFGEITWFSPMRDSHLPETDLLYLPGGYPELFAQTLADNESMRESIHQYCQKGGLTYAECGGLMYLGKTLVTNKGESFPMTGVLNCNTSMESAKMILGYRIMHWNGQDIRGHEFHYSKISDEKLQTEPATLTNAKGIAVDTKLYRSKNTFASYTHLYWGDKPEFIEQLIKTAINAESQSPSGDSRQPKAEV, via the coding sequence ATGTCCGAACATCCGTCCAGTTTCCTGATTTCCGCACCTTCCAGTAATTCCGGGAAGACAAGTATTATGCTAGGATTGCTTCGCGCTTTGAAAGAGCGGGGACTGCGGGTGCAGCCGTTCAAATGTGGGCCGGATTACATTGATACCATCCATCATACCACTGCCGCCGGAAAGCAAAGTGTCAATCTGGATACTTTTATGGCTTCCAGCGAACACGTGAAGAACGTTTACTGGCACTATTCTGGCAAAGTAGATGTATCGGTGGCCGAAGGGGTAATGGGTCTGTTCGATGGCGCGGATAGAATGGTGGGAAGCAGCGCGGAGATTGCGACACTGCTCGACATTCCGGTGATCCTCGTCATTAATGCCCGGTCGATGGCCTATTCAGCTGCTCCGCTGATCTATGGCTTTAAAAATTTTAATAAGAATGTAAGGGTCGTCGGGGTCATTTTCAATTTTGTCAACACCGTTTCTCATTACCGGTTTTTACAAGATGCCTGCGAAGATGCCGGTGTGGAGGCCTTGGGATATTTACCTGAGAATAGAAACCTGAGCATTCCTTCGCGACATTTGGGACTACATATTTCGGCCGAAACCGATTATGAAGCCATCATTCAAAAGCTGGCAGAACAAATACCGCTGACCGTAAACCTCGACAGGCTGCTTGAAATCACTAGTCTTCCTATTGTTCAAACAGAAAATAAAAAAGAGGCCATAGCTGCACAAACCAGCGCGAAACTTAGGATTACCATTGCGCGTGACGAAGCGTTTTCATTTACCTATCATCAAAATATCGAAGTACTATCTCATTTTGGTGAAATAACCTGGTTCAGTCCAATGCGTGATAGTCATTTGCCTGAAACAGACCTGCTTTACCTGCCCGGCGGCTACCCTGAACTGTTTGCTCAGACATTGGCAGACAATGAAAGCATGCGCGAAAGCATTCATCAATATTGTCAAAAGGGCGGACTTACTTACGCCGAATGCGGGGGGCTAATGTACCTGGGCAAAACCCTTGTGACCAACAAAGGTGAAAGTTTCCCGATGACGGGCGTGCTGAACTGCAACACTTCGATGGAAAGTGCAAAAATGATACTGGGATACAGGATCATGCATTGGAATGGGCAAGATATTCGCGGCCATGAGTTTCATTATTCCAAAATATCGGACGAAAAATTGCAAACCGAGCCAGCTACGCTTACCAATGCAAAAGGAATAGCGGTAGACACGAAGCTATACCGCTCCAAAAATACATTCGCATCCTATACACATTTATACTGGGGTGACAAGCCCGAATTTATTGAACAATTGATCAAAACAGCCATTAATGCTGAAAGCCAATCACCATCTGGCGACAGCCGACAGCCGAAAGCCGAAGTATGA
- a CDS encoding MbcA/ParS/Xre antitoxin family protein, protein MSTSSLSIEIANTIAKGLSVFGNVNALNRWLQKGNKALNNQKPFDLMNTPTELKLINQILGRIEEGVYS, encoded by the coding sequence ATGTCAACATCTTCATTATCCATCGAAATTGCCAATACGATCGCGAAAGGACTATCTGTTTTCGGAAATGTCAATGCACTTAATCGCTGGCTGCAAAAGGGAAACAAGGCACTTAATAATCAAAAACCATTTGATCTGATGAATACGCCAACCGAACTTAAACTGATCAATCAGATCCTCGGGCGAATTGAAGAAGGGGTTTATTCTTAA
- a CDS encoding DUF748 domain-containing protein, with protein MNNPRRRSKKRRIATFLIALVALIVIIRLILPYLVLHYANKSLANMNGYYGHIEDIDLAILRGAYKIDSIYLNKADTITGKQTPLFASSVIDLSVEWKALLKGSIVGELVFERPYLVFTKDKVEPKEIVKDSADFRKVLDKFMPLNINRCELRNGMVQYKDFSSVPKVDIEMTDLHVLAQNLRNSYDSSSVLPATVNATAHVYEGQLRVDAKLNPLADAPTFDMSAELKNTNLVKLNDFFQAYAKVDVNKGHFGLYTEVAAKDNAFAGYVKPLVQDLDILGKEDRKDNVFRKMWEAVAGSVGEIFENQRKDQVASKIPFKGNLDNPRTNIWLAITNILQNAFVQAIQPSIDNEISIGSVKAEKEEKKPFLQKIFSKDDKKDKRDKKKE; from the coding sequence ATGAACAACCCGCGTCGCAGATCAAAAAAACGAAGGATTGCCACATTCCTGATTGCACTGGTGGCCCTGATTGTGATCATCCGGCTGATCCTGCCTTACCTCGTCCTTCATTATGCCAACAAAAGCCTGGCGAACATGAACGGGTACTATGGTCACATTGAGGATATAGATCTGGCGATTTTACGAGGTGCATATAAAATTGACAGCATTTACCTCAACAAAGCAGATACCATCACAGGTAAGCAAACACCTTTGTTCGCCTCGTCAGTCATTGATCTATCCGTAGAATGGAAGGCTTTGTTAAAAGGGTCAATCGTAGGTGAACTGGTTTTCGAGCGGCCCTATCTCGTTTTTACCAAAGACAAAGTGGAGCCGAAGGAGATCGTGAAAGACTCGGCCGATTTCAGGAAAGTGCTGGACAAGTTTATGCCACTGAACATTAACCGCTGTGAACTCCGAAATGGGATGGTACAATACAAAGATTTCAGTTCCGTCCCCAAAGTTGACATTGAAATGACAGATTTGCATGTGCTGGCCCAAAACCTACGGAATAGTTACGACTCATCTTCCGTACTTCCAGCGACCGTCAATGCGACCGCACACGTGTATGAGGGCCAGCTGCGGGTGGACGCAAAGCTAAATCCGCTTGCCGACGCGCCGACTTTCGATATGAGTGCCGAGCTGAAAAACACGAACCTGGTAAAATTGAATGACTTTTTTCAGGCATATGCCAAAGTTGACGTCAACAAAGGTCATTTCGGGTTGTACACCGAAGTGGCAGCCAAAGACAATGCATTTGCAGGTTATGTAAAGCCGCTGGTTCAGGATCTCGACATTCTCGGCAAAGAAGACAGAAAGGATAATGTGTTCAGAAAAATGTGGGAAGCGGTCGCAGGCAGCGTTGGCGAGATTTTCGAAAACCAGCGAAAAGATCAGGTTGCCTCAAAGATTCCGTTCAAGGGAAACCTCGACAATCCCAGAACCAATATATGGCTGGCCATCACCAACATCCTTCAAAATGCATTCGTTCAAGCTATTCAGCCCTCCATTGACAATGAAATCAGCATTGGATCGGTGAAAGCAGAAAAAGAGGAGAAGAAACCTTTCCTGCAAAAGATCTTTTCCAAGGATGATAAAAAAGACAAAAGGGATAAGAAAAAAGAGTAG
- a CDS encoding RNA polymerase sigma factor — translation MEQTELLPHLFRTEYRKITAVLSKLFGLEHIEIAQDIASDTFLLASESWGHKGLPENPVAWLYTVAKNKAKDYLRRDKLFNQKIINQIENLHPDGEEINIDLSEQNIVDSQLQMMFAVCHPSIPAEAQIGLSLHILCGFGIGEIATAFLTNKETINKRLFRAKEKMRQNDVKIEFPGESEVDKRLETVLTTLYLLYNEGYYAASRDVTLRKDVCLEAMRLTYLLLENKKTNQPAVNALLSLMCFQSSRFEARTDADGETVLYQDQNEALWDEELIKTGEYFLNQASVGSKLSKYHLEAGIAYWHTIKTDTPEKWQHILQFYNELLLIEYSPIAALNRTYALSKARGKQIAITEAEKLDLSDNHLYHSLLGELYTDVDNIKAESHFRTSLSLAKSRADQQIISKKIARLAVV, via the coding sequence ATGGAACAAACTGAACTACTACCGCATCTTTTCAGGACTGAATACAGAAAAATAACCGCTGTACTCAGCAAACTTTTTGGTCTGGAACACATTGAAATAGCACAGGACATTGCCAGCGATACTTTTTTGCTTGCATCGGAGAGCTGGGGGCACAAAGGCCTCCCCGAAAATCCGGTAGCGTGGCTTTACACCGTGGCCAAAAATAAAGCGAAAGACTACCTGCGCCGCGATAAGTTGTTTAATCAAAAGATCATTAATCAGATCGAAAACCTGCATCCTGATGGTGAGGAGATTAACATTGATTTGTCGGAACAAAACATTGTCGATAGTCAGTTGCAAATGATGTTTGCGGTATGCCATCCTTCAATTCCGGCCGAGGCGCAGATCGGGTTGTCGCTCCATATTCTTTGCGGTTTTGGTATAGGCGAAATCGCCACGGCATTTTTGACGAACAAAGAGACGATTAACAAAAGACTTTTCAGGGCGAAAGAGAAAATGAGGCAGAATGATGTCAAAATTGAATTTCCGGGAGAGTCTGAGGTAGATAAGCGGCTGGAAACTGTGCTGACTACATTATATCTGCTTTATAATGAAGGTTATTACGCAGCGAGCCGCGATGTTACGTTGCGTAAAGATGTCTGTCTGGAAGCCATGCGGCTTACTTATTTGCTTCTTGAAAACAAAAAGACAAACCAGCCAGCCGTGAATGCGCTGCTGTCTTTAATGTGTTTTCAATCGTCGCGATTCGAGGCCAGGACGGATGCTGACGGAGAAACGGTGCTGTACCAGGATCAGAATGAAGCCTTATGGGACGAGGAACTGATCAAAACGGGCGAGTACTTTCTCAACCAGGCTTCGGTAGGCAGCAAACTTTCCAAATACCACCTGGAAGCCGGTATTGCATATTGGCATACCATTAAAACGGATACTCCTGAAAAGTGGCAGCACATTCTGCAATTTTACAACGAACTGCTGCTCATCGAGTATTCACCTATTGCTGCGCTGAACCGGACTTATGCGCTTTCAAAGGCCAGAGGCAAGCAGATCGCGATCACGGAGGCAGAGAAGCTTGATCTTTCCGACAACCATCTTTACCATTCGCTGCTCGGAGAATTGTACACCGACGTGGATAATATCAAAGCGGAATCTCATTTTCGTACGTCATTATCTCTCGCAAAGTCCAGGGCTGATCAGCAGATCATTTCTAAAAAAATCGCGAGACTAGCCGTGGTGTAA
- a CDS encoding TonB-dependent receptor plug domain-containing protein has translation MLHYVTKTRFRWLSSRNVILLFAFSSATFIAHSQQITTDTTTGNVLDPVVITAARTETRKATIAQKLDLITREDIQMTPAADLTDIVRKLAAVDVIQYPNLSSGIGIRGFRPQFSGLNQRTLLLVDGRPAGATNLSQINLNGVERIEVLKGPASSLYGSQAMGGVINVITRKSKGDTRGNGFLEYGSFQTLQAGLNTGGNLTKRLDYDLSFAYFDRSKDYKIGKDNWLRDLTGSTTAQKNYTAQPIEKVDETVDDGVKRPFTQLHYYSGALRLGYRFSEHWRMDIRGEKFQAKDVESPGEIASGSTEASKKDIDRAALEVSLSGEIGNHTPTFKVFASEENTANYTLNVSGKPVVPFRSARGHNTWSGVQLKDVWKIGAHSLILGYDYLNASTMSRRWTNDTTERAPTQPKYAIISSAFYGQALLNFGKLTVQPGVRLDNVTFDVRETALLPTYKAGKKTNPFTSPSLGITYALTTFLRMKATVGRAFVTTDAYSVAGYNEIRDAKGRIAVTAGNPDLKNESSLSWDLGLEFNNPKTGFSAGVTYFSTQVHNRIAKIIRTVNEPLPNKDVIVSRATFVNAAEANISGIETALAYDFGAASDGSYSLKFFWNGTSLLKAKEVIVGTDASETTRRIQNVARNTLNYGIEYDNVKWLRVRLSGRTVGNRTDIDYTDPINPEIEYPNYMVFDLTAAFKISNQHSISLKINNVTDENYYEKRGYNLPGRAIAVRYEVRF, from the coding sequence ATGCTCCATTACGTTACCAAAACACGTTTTCGCTGGCTTTCAAGCCGCAATGTCATTCTACTTTTCGCATTCTCATCAGCAACATTCATTGCTCATTCACAACAAATCACGACGGATACCACAACCGGCAATGTGTTGGACCCCGTAGTCATTACGGCGGCACGTACGGAAACCAGGAAGGCAACGATCGCTCAAAAGCTCGACTTGATCACCAGAGAGGATATTCAGATGACACCTGCTGCTGACCTTACGGATATTGTACGAAAACTGGCGGCTGTGGATGTGATCCAGTATCCTAACCTGTCTTCCGGAATCGGCATCAGGGGATTCCGTCCACAATTTTCGGGGCTTAATCAAAGAACGTTACTGCTTGTTGATGGCCGTCCTGCCGGTGCTACGAATTTGTCGCAGATCAATCTGAATGGTGTTGAACGCATTGAAGTTTTGAAGGGCCCGGCTTCTTCCCTCTACGGATCGCAGGCGATGGGCGGCGTGATCAATGTCATCACGAGAAAGTCAAAAGGTGATACGCGGGGAAATGGTTTTTTGGAATATGGCAGCTTTCAAACATTGCAAGCCGGACTGAATACAGGTGGTAACCTCACCAAGCGCCTCGACTACGACCTTTCATTTGCTTATTTTGACAGGTCAAAAGATTATAAGATCGGGAAAGACAACTGGCTGCGGGACCTGACCGGATCGACCACGGCCCAAAAGAACTATACCGCGCAACCGATTGAAAAAGTAGACGAAACCGTTGATGACGGCGTGAAAAGACCATTTACTCAGCTTCATTATTACTCCGGTGCTTTACGGCTTGGGTATCGGTTCAGCGAACATTGGCGTATGGACATTCGTGGTGAGAAATTTCAGGCCAAAGATGTTGAATCACCTGGTGAAATAGCTTCGGGTAGTACCGAGGCCAGTAAAAAAGACATTGACCGCGCTGCTCTGGAAGTTTCTCTCAGTGGCGAAATCGGCAATCATACTCCGACTTTCAAGGTTTTTGCCTCGGAAGAAAATACGGCTAATTATACGCTCAATGTCTCTGGAAAACCGGTTGTACCATTTCGCTCCGCGCGTGGGCACAATACATGGAGCGGCGTGCAGTTAAAAGATGTCTGGAAAATCGGTGCGCACTCGTTGATCTTGGGTTATGATTATCTCAATGCCAGCACCATGAGCAGGCGATGGACCAACGACACCACCGAGCGAGCGCCTACCCAACCCAAGTACGCGATTATTTCTTCTGCTTTCTACGGCCAGGCTTTGCTGAATTTCGGAAAACTAACGGTTCAGCCAGGTGTACGGCTTGATAACGTTACTTTTGATGTGCGCGAAACAGCTTTGCTACCTACTTACAAAGCGGGGAAAAAGACTAATCCATTTACCAGTCCTAGTTTGGGTATAACCTATGCGTTGACAACTTTCCTACGGATGAAAGCGACTGTGGGCAGGGCATTTGTGACCACTGATGCGTATAGCGTGGCGGGTTACAACGAAATCCGCGACGCCAAGGGACGTATTGCAGTCACGGCTGGCAATCCTGATTTGAAGAACGAAAGCAGCCTGAGCTGGGACTTGGGATTGGAATTTAACAACCCTAAAACCGGTTTTTCCGCGGGGGTTACCTACTTCTCAACACAGGTCCACAACCGCATCGCAAAGATTATCAGAACAGTTAATGAACCTCTGCCTAATAAAGATGTGATCGTGTCCCGCGCGACGTTTGTCAATGCCGCCGAGGCGAACATTTCCGGCATTGAAACCGCATTAGCTTACGATTTCGGAGCTGCTAGTGATGGTAGTTATTCATTGAAATTCTTCTGGAATGGCACTTCCTTACTCAAAGCGAAGGAGGTGATTGTGGGGACTGATGCATCGGAAACGACCCGCCGGATCCAAAACGTGGCACGGAATACCCTTAACTACGGCATTGAGTACGACAATGTAAAGTGGCTGCGCGTACGACTATCCGGCCGGACCGTCGGCAACCGCACCGACATTGATTATACCGACCCTATCAACCCTGAAATTGAATACCCCAACTATATGGTATTTGACTTAACTGCGGCATTCAAAATAAGTAATCAGCATTCGATTTCGCTGAAAATAAACAATGTGACCGATGAAAATTATTACGAAAAAAGAGGATATAATTTGCCGGGGCGGGCGATTGCTGTGAGGTATGAAGTGAGGTTTTAA